A window from Schistosoma haematobium chromosome 3, whole genome shotgun sequence encodes these proteins:
- the ATX1 gene encoding Cytosolic copper metallochaperone (EggNog:ENOG410W3Y4~COG:P) — protein LNKVLKSLKNSRWHYKSSQPQNKLMSSDYRPSHRIINKLNAVLQTMEGQIKTYTFNMEMSCEGCAKAAKRVLMTLGDAIKEVETSVENNTVTVQTTLPVDDVLHKLEETQKKIVLVTSQ, from the exons TTGAACAAAGTTCTCAAAtcactta agaattcaCGATGGCACTATAAAAGTTCACAACCCCAGAACAAATTAATGTCAAGTGATTATAGACCTTCCCATAGAATCATCAACAAAT TAAACGCGGTATTACAGACTATGGAAGGACAAATTAAGACATATACATTTAACATGGAAATGAGTTGTGAGGGCTGTGCTAAGGCCGCGAAGAGAGTTTTAATGACTCTTGGAG ATGCAATTAAGGAAGTCGAGACGAGTGTTGAGAACAATACAGTCACCGTTCAAACCACTTTACCTGTTGATGATGTTTTGCACAAGCTCGAAGAAACGCAGAAGAAGATTGTTTTGGTCACTTCCCAATAA
- the ATX1 gene encoding Cytosolic copper metallochaperone, variant 2 (EggNog:ENOG410W3Y4~COG:P), translating to LNKVLKSLKNSRWHYKSSQPQNKLMSSDYRPSHRIINKLNAVLQTMEGQIKTYTFNMEMSCEGCAKAAKRVLMTLGGKKRSRDEC from the exons TTGAACAAAGTTCTCAAAtcactta agaattcaCGATGGCACTATAAAAGTTCACAACCCCAGAACAAATTAATGTCAAGTGATTATAGACCTTCCCATAGAATCATCAACAAAT TAAACGCGGTATTACAGACTATGGAAGGACAAATTAAGACATATACATTTAACATGGAAATGAGTTGTGAGGGCTGTGCTAAGGCCGCGAAGAGAGTTTTAATGACTCTTGGAGGTAAAAAAA GAAGTCGAGACGAGTGTTGA